The nucleotide window aatttgtgtcgattaaccgattaaccgaaatttatttttttttgttgcactttatatagaaatacacaaattttatttcttaactcgtaAACTTTCCCTTctagaaatagttttttaaagtatagtacgaaaactgacaataaggaatttggaaatgaccctttttttctagaatgttctatgatgAACATTGTCCTAATGTGTCGGAGGTCGAtatggtaatagacgaaactgaagacattactgaTACCAGTCTTtagaaactattaaagtattaaaaatctaaaaaaatccaaaaagaacTCCCATGGTATGATGGAAGATTTTATACatattcttagaaaaaactaaaaaaaaataactgagaaattggatattctttatcatgccttactttcgatttatCCAACATCTTCAATCTGTGAGAGAgttttttcaagtcaagttttattaaccCTTATGTGTGtgacaaaaaaaacacctttaaccctgctgttaggttaaaaaaaacttacgaatcttaggtaagggaccattttggtccaaatattatttttttagaaataatttgacATAAAACTCTTTTGATCagactttttaaataatttataaagggAAATCATCAATTTcatcaatttaatatttatttttaaaaaaaatcaatacctAAAATATTTCTGGGATTCCCCATTTCCATACAACCAGTATaagtttttcttcatttcatGTTTCTCTTTTGATGCGTTTACTTTCTCAAAGAGAAAAAAACGGAAAATCGTGGAAATTTGAACAGCAGTGATATTCTTGAAATTCTATATGATAGTGACTCTGATATTTCAATTTCTTCTATATTAGATGAAAATACTGAAAGCGATACATGTGAATATGAAATGGAAAATGATGAAGAAAATGAAGGTGCTTGTGGTGTAGGTAATTATACATTGCGAAAAACCAAATACAATGTAGTGCTATTCCTCTACCACTTCTTCAGGtctacttttttgatttttttcttcgaGAATAGAAAAAATAGTCATTGAAAGTACTAATAAATAtggtggaaaaaaattttaaagcaatggaaagatttagaaaaatccATATTACCATAATAATTTTACAAGTGTTACAAGTTTTAGTAGTCCAATATTCCGGTCTATTATGAGCAAGGATAATTTTCACAAGATtaaaactttgataatgttATCAACGGTAGTCAAAAAAAGTAGTGATGAGTTTGCTCTTGATCGTTGGTTATGGGACAATTGGAAAGCTCTTCTTTTAATGATTTATAACTGTCATGAAAATGGTTTTAGAGGACGCTATACTTTTAGGCAGTATATCCTTCAAAGCCTGCTAAATATGGGATTTTGGTTAGATGTGGACTCCAAATCATGATACATATAGAAAACACAACCGTACCTTGAAAGAAAAATCAAGCAGAGAGGGTCGTGTTGTAGTCAGATAGACAGATAGATTGAAAGGCCAAAATATTACAGCTGATAACTTTTTACTTCTTTTGAGTGGGGGAACAAATGAAACTGACATACATATGTGGGAACAGttcgaaaatataaaactttaaccACCGAAATTGCTTATGTTCAAAAAATTCGGCCATAAAAATGATTACATAATACAACAATAAATGCAAAACCAAACGTTTTCAAATACATTTGACATATCGgcacttaatttatttattttatatacaaaaatcaatcAGCTAGCTATGTGCTTATCAGAAGAATATATGTTGAAAAATACAGTCAAAACTGAAAATACATTTGCAGCAGGGCTACTAACTAAACAGCAAGCTTCGTCTTCAAATATGTACCATCTATAAGTGGCgatataaaaatttcagctGCTAGAAAACCAGGAATTTGCAATTGATGTATGTCCTAATGTGATGCCAATTGCATTATATGCAATAGATTTGTATGTAAATTGAATCGAAATACAATTTGTTCATCCTTCTGCGAAAATACCAATAACCCATAACTGCTTTTTCTTATATATACCCATATACAGATttgtaacttttaatttttttctgttcgaTTTTATCCTACACAgctaaaaactaactaaaaacattaaaatataaaataaatacctgAGCTGACGTTTCAGGTTGAAACGAAAAGCCAttacaaatttaactaaaaaataaaaaaaaatttgaccaaaatggtccaaacCTGACAGCAGGGTTAACAGGGTACCCGGGTACCACACTCAGAGCAAATGacgtttaatattattaattatatattattaaatgcaagaaaaatgttttagtttAGCTAACGTCAATTCAATAAATGGGGATTcccatttatatacacagtactCAAATAAATTCAGCAAGTAGAAAGGCTACTCAATATTGTGTTgtgagcgtatgagtaatattttcgATATAATTTGTATGTGGTACCCGGGTGACCTGTCATCCTGTTAAGGGTGTAAAATGTAAAATCATTTACCACTCCCTCCCAAGCCGAGACACAAAAGTgtccattataaaaaaataaatataaataaaagttatgagttcTCAGAAAGTTTCAAGCGCCTAGGATTATCATATACTTGAATTGCTGATCACAAAGAAAGAAGGAATTCACACATTTGTATGTTTAAGAAAGTTATACTTCTCTATATGGAGTTtgctattatattttattttatttcataacgTAATACTGAGCTTTCTTCTGCATATGCAACATATTTTTCATGAACTTACATATGTTTAAATCGTGGATCAGGAGGAGATAACAATTTGGCCTACTGTAAAGTATGTTGTTGTAAGCTAAAAGCATTATCTGGAGTGACAGATTTAAGAGCTCATACTTTGACATCTGTTCTGGTCAGTTGTTGCTGTACGAATTCACAAAAGTTCCAAGGTATCACTAAGCGATTCAGGCAAGTATAGGAAAATCagtttttcttttctaaatttgaagttttttaaaaaaaaaattatggcaaCGCTGccataattatattatttttttttaaaaagactatttcagaagatctccctaaaatccaaaaaaaactcacatttttattaattgttttgttgaaatgttatgttttgttagttttttatgtttttgttctttttattataaaaatgtttatataagtacacaaaattcttgtttttcttttcaatttaaaattaaaatggaaattattcggttaatggaataatttaaaattaaccgattattaaccgattaaatctaaagctcgattaattatttgctcgactTACCGATTAACTCAGAAACCCGAGTAATTAAATACCCTAAtagttagtcatagctcccatataatgtccaattctgaaaatcactttatcgatcataaatatcttaaaaatgttgatatttaaataagattcaatacggtatcatatggtcgggtaGATAGAAGAAGTTAGTCGACAAAATTTGATGCTAATTCTATAACAAATCCGACATTGGcgaccaaaaataaaatttgtattataaattgtaaattaaacgcaatttaatggaaattgtaaattaaacacaatttaatggaaattgtgtttaatttacaatttataatacaaattttatttttggtcgCCAATGTCGGATTTGTTATAGAATTAGCATCAAATGTTGTCGactcaataaaatatgcaaaaatatgcactaacaaatcgatgacaTTTTACATCCAAATATGTGATTCGAATAGATAGATAATTACATAATCTGCATGGTATTTGGAAGTTCGAGAataaacatgcatttgcatataaatccgcacCCTAGTCTAGTTATAacatacaaaattatcaaaaacgTCTGCACATTTTGAAGCTTAATCAGTTTTATTTCCAAACCCGTCAAAAAGTCGGActaaaactgactgagttacaggtcgataagttgacgaacatcacttaaaaagtttttttattataacttctgaatttgaggatgtttctgaaatttgtaatgtaccacaaattgtgtcaaaaaatatcagcaagacctataacccacgctaggtcgttttccaagttttttacACTGTAGGGccgtgtaattaaaaaaaaattgtttggttttgaaataataacctttggtttattatttcaaaatcttaaaattaatcaaatattttcaattcgtCAAAACGTTTTAAGGTATATCTTAATGTATCAGTTGTTCTTGGGTTGGatgtaaacataattttaacttttttagcAGCAAAATCTTTATTTGCAAACGCTTCAATGCTGTTGTCCAACGAGTCTTCTTTCTTCATGGCGACCATGGGTAAGAATGCGTAGGATGAAAAGAATCCATATAGTTCACGTGAgtatatttccatttttatatcATCCAATGTTGGAATGTGATTATAGTACATACTTTTTAAGGAATCTGTCAACGTATCGTAGTACGATTCAATTAAAAAGTCGCGACGATTTATTAACACATCCAGTTGTACGCtactatttagaaaaaagttgATATCACAACCTGGACTTCCAAAGAAACTGTTTTGAAAATCTACCTGTTGAATGAATAGAATTTTTAGAGTATTTCTCTGTTTTTATCTATTATAAAGATAACTCACAAATAAAACGTCGATGGGTTTTTCCGGTTGATCCTCGgcgtatttaaataaaaagttatttacCCATAAATCGCCATGATTTAATACAGATAGTTCATTGGCTTTTTCTTTACCagttttaaccaaattttctattaaatgatCACAGTGACCATGCAATTTCTCTGATATGGTCTCGTAGCCCTCCCAAGTCTTAACTAAATCGGCCAATGTTCTCAGTAATAACGTCATGAAGTCCATAAATCTCTCGCTAGTACGTATATAATTTTCGTCCAACATCCCGGTTCGGAAGTGTTCTTTTATGCCAGCATcctttagaaataattttttaaagtaatcaAATTGATAATTAAATTGAAGATATCACATACCCTTTTCAGTAAAATCATGGAGGATGCATGAAATTTAGCCAGTTTCTTAAGCGTAACAATACAATGTTCTTCATTTAGTCCACTTTGCCGATTGGCTAATTTATACCCATACTGTGTTAAATCGTCAAAAACAATCGTTTGCATCGGTTCTCGTGTAGTGTACAAGCATCTGAAATCaaagaattaaatatttgtattttagaatTGGATGTTGCATTAAATACTACCAATCAGGGAAGCTATgctataaaaaagtgtttatgTGCATAAAATTGCTGTAAAAccgatattaaaatttaaaaagtattattttacatTGAATTGGTAACAGTCAACTGTTAAGCACTTAACAGTAGAGGTgatttgaaaaatcactggtaacagcTGTTACTTAATATAGCAAGTAACAGGTACATTTAAGtcgttattttatatttttcaatattcagtGGTAACGTTTTTGAAATATCACTGGTAACAACTCGATAAAGTAGCAGGTACTTTTAActgttaaccctctaatgcttaagcatgcctTAAGGCACTCATCGCATAAATGCCCATAAATGCAAAGAACAGTTTCTAAAAAacatacttaaatattttaataagccTTGAAACCTCTTAAAAGCTCTCTGCTGTCTTATTTactgcatttttttataaactaagtgcattaacaaccaaaaaaaaatgggaaGTCCATGTTGTGTTATCAAGCCATGATTAAAGTGTTTTAAAGTTTCCCGATTGCAATCATATTTCTTTTCTTAAAAAGtatacttatattttatatattggaGTCaagatttatgtaaaaaaaaggtAAGCTACTCTTTAAAGACGTGATTTATAGATGAGTGCCTTCAGGCACTCTTGGATTTTCCCTCATATAGGaaaatgttgttttgttttctttgttttgatatggaattttttacataaaatgttaAGAAATGGCTGgtacttatattttatatattggaGTCaagatttatgtaaaaaaaaggtAAGCTACTCTTTAGAGACGTGATTTATTGATGAGTGCCTTCAGGCACTCTTGGGCATTTCTGACTAGTTTTGCTGCCACAGATTTTCCCTCATATAGGaaaatgttgttttgttttgtttgttttgatttggaattttttacataaaatgttaAGAAATGACTGGTAGGGTGAACAAACGTTTCAAATTATCTAATTTGAGTGATCAACAATTAGAAAAGttgttttcaatacaaattgaCAAAATATACTAACTAAAACCTAACTATGTTTCAATTTCTAAAGCAGCAAGggcatagagaaaacacatagagcggaaactctcctgtcaaagacctaactcagttgtcaaaaacataagtggtgagaatgtattagtaaaaaaaacattatgaaaacaaaaacacactcgtatgtgtaacttttttgagtaatttttttgtttgagtttttttctagtttccgctagagttgtgtagctcatgaatgacctagaTCAATTGAACTATTCACTCAAatgagcgaagtgaatcattcatcatactgagcgttttcagctaGCTCAGCATtgagcgttttcaactgagcggtatcgttttatgctcatgtttctttcagtactcatgaaagagctgcacaagcacattcatttgtcatcttcaatgtttcacatgtttactcgtcaattctgtaacattctttcgctcactgacattgaaaagtgagtgagtattgtgtccAGTGTTGCCACCATGGAAATTTAATATTACACATGGTCATACCTAAATTACACATccgagaaaaaattacacatgtgaattaaatgttataattttAGATAGTAGAGTTTGGCGAACGTGGTCCTTTTGTGAATACCATATGTATAAAACTGAGCCTAATAATATCAGGTGAAGAGGACGCCAGAATCTTTTAACCAAATGTAACCAAATTTTCTCAACAGCGAAATGGCCCACAACTTTGCAGGCAGTTATCATATTTATAAAGCTTCTTGGATAACCAAGCGGTTTGAAATCCATATATTATCCTAAATACCATAATTTCAAGAAACGTCCTTGAAAACACATTCcataatatcataaaataaaagattttaattaaaatttgttgacgCCATTTGAATAAAGCCCATAAAAATGTAATCAATGttcccaaataaaatttaagtttactttgttttatacaaaatgtttataattgtaCTCGTAGTTGGTAGGCTGGACCACaggacaaacaatttttaatatatttctttcAAAGGAATGATAAATCagataaaaaaatagttgacGACCTATTAAATGACATGAAACCAATTCTCAAGTAAGTCCAATATcgaattatgtatgtattttaagtataattttcgACGTTGTTGACTTACTGAAAtcgttattaacatttttttgaaagtcgTATTATTTcgaaactttatttaatttttattataaatattctgCTCAATAAATGTATCAATAAACTTTCATACCCACTCAGTCGATATATAATACTCAAACGATTCAAAACAGTACCAAGGTAATGGTAtcgctaatttggattatttcggtaacagtATTTTAGCAGTAACGGCAATTAATTGAAACGGTAAGTTCAGTCTGACttgaattattaataaaatttacaaagttGTTATTATATTACATTTTAAGTTATGcagatttcaataaactcaaatACGGAAAACCATAATtggtattttcataattttaaactatttatagAATAACAGTAATTTGCAGTAATACTCTATAGTTTCTCTTCTAAGATGTAACCAAATTATGCAGAACtagaatacatataaaataatttcgcTTAAAAAATCGACAAATTCGTCATATAATTGATATGATACAAAGTTTgctgtataaatttattttctctaatcaaatttaattttttgcatatCTGTCATCAATAAATagtgaattttcgaaaattttagatatacatatgtataattctAATACGAATTTCGAAAAACGGAAAAACATTTCGATGTAATCGCACTAGAAttatttggtttaaattttaaacaaacaaacatttcttTCATAGCATTCAATATACCGTTTAAAGATCTTTCGAAAAACCCTGAAAAAGGcatttttataaaagctttaattttatGTTGAACCATCAAATATTTTTGGCCTTCCTAGAAATTACACATGGATTACACATGCcttcaattacacatgggcttcacattcaagtaaaaattacacacaatatgtgtaattacacatgaagtgcaACACTGattgtgtcctacaaaaataaaacgatcattcgaatgtaggtttgttatgtacatatcgagcccttagcgccaaattatcgtaagcgacatttttaaaatttttgttttattgcagaaattaaaattttatggaccgactgatgttttagcgttctcagaatatcaaaattgttaataacatcaaaaatatagggggtaagattttatcgtaagtcaatgtttatattttacagtaaacaaattttatcgtaagcgacacacaatggtatagaaaaaaaagagggaaataaatctgtaacttctaaatggttagattggtttcaatgaaatttcacgtgcgcaaagaagaagtgatgtcgagtttaagttttgaacgtggacgacatgggcccaccaggggcacgaccaagggccctcaaagtaggacacctcgggtatgttaaaaaaattatacatgtagaatcttctcatcgagcactacaaaaaacctcttcatagctatcaattatctactatagcttaggagatattcgcatttgaaaattaaattttcaacatttttacccaccctactcctacttacatttttaaaacgatattatttcttggtttgagttccgatttcaaaaaaattatacatgtagaatcttctcatcgagcactacaaaaaacctcttcatagctatcaattatctactatagcttaggagatattcgcatttgaaaattaaattttcaacatttttacccaccctactccagttttttgataacagcgtgtCCAAATATTTcacgattttctccagttttcctttattggactaacaacacatgtatgtgtcaaatggaaaaagaactgtttaaaaataatgactaagtcaaaagttatatacatttgaatttaaaaaatgtttaaaagcaatttttcgctatttttttgggataaaagaacttttttctttttaagttatcgcaaaaaatttctaagaggatgtataaggaattttaacattctgaaagcttagtcttcataaaatattctaaaggaaaaccaatttcaaaattgttgttaacgaggggaccaggtcctttcaaaaaacacttattttttatgtgaaataaaagtttagggcaaaaattctcaaatcgcgtatccgatatcaaaaaatagtaatcgattgtaggtggctcaatatgtttctaattattttgtaaaggg belongs to Calliphora vicina chromosome 4, idCalVici1.1, whole genome shotgun sequence and includes:
- the LOC135957074 gene encoding uncharacterized protein LOC135957074; translated protein: MILDNKLEPPAYLNKEFFKAALEDGLREKIVEIKNIIFAESSGGGENYCSKIYQVKALYRRSKYQLDEEIELIVKSIAITPATQFLDDLAVFLREKIFYSDVLGKLELLIADGSKFGAKCLYTTREPMQTIVFDDLTQYGYKLANRQSGLNEEHCIVTLKKLAKFHASSMILLKRDAGIKEHFRTGMLDENYIRTSERFMDFMTLLLRTLADLVKTWEGYETISEKLHGHCDHLIENLVKTGKEKANELSVLNHGDLWVNNFLFKYAEDQPEKPIDVLFVDFQNSFFGSPGCDINFFLNSSVQLDVLINRRDFLIESYYDTLTDSLKSMYYNHIPTLDDIKMEIYSRELYGFFSSYAFLPMVAMKKEDSLDNSIEAFANKDFAAKKVKIMFTSNPRTTDTLRYTLKRFDELKIFD